A genomic window from Variovorax paradoxus includes:
- a CDS encoding ABC transporter substrate-binding protein: MTFRKTTLAAVLALMATGMVGMAHADITIGVVQPLTGPASGLGIPVKNGIMIWPKTIAGETLKVVVLDDATDPTTGVKDAQRLVTEDKADVIVGSSATPVAIPMADVTAEAGTPQISTAPAGLPPGKDKWFFRLPQSNDVMAFAVVAHMKKQNVKTVGFLGYTDAYGELWLKALTAEAAKNGIKIVATERFARADTSVTGQVLKLTSANPDAILIVASGSGAGMPQKAVMERGFKGKVYQTHAAATQDLMRTAGKDAEGTFVVSGPATVAEQLPDSHPSKAAAVAFVQGYEKVYGPGSRNQFAGHSADALTVLEKAVPVALKKAKPGTPEFRAALRDALESMGRTVLAHGVLNWTAQDHWGYTTETGVMLKVVNGAFKVEQ, from the coding sequence ATGACCTTCAGGAAGACCACCCTCGCCGCCGTGCTGGCGCTCATGGCCACCGGCATGGTCGGCATGGCCCATGCCGACATCACCATCGGCGTGGTGCAGCCGCTCACGGGCCCCGCCTCAGGCCTGGGCATTCCGGTGAAGAACGGCATCATGATCTGGCCCAAGACCATCGCGGGCGAAACACTCAAGGTAGTGGTGCTCGACGATGCCACCGACCCGACCACAGGCGTGAAGGACGCACAGCGCCTGGTCACCGAAGACAAGGCCGACGTCATCGTCGGCTCCAGCGCCACGCCGGTCGCCATCCCGATGGCCGACGTGACGGCCGAAGCGGGCACGCCGCAGATCTCCACCGCACCCGCCGGCCTGCCGCCGGGCAAGGACAAGTGGTTCTTCCGCCTGCCGCAGTCGAACGACGTGATGGCCTTCGCGGTGGTCGCGCACATGAAGAAGCAGAACGTGAAGACGGTCGGCTTCCTCGGCTACACCGACGCGTACGGCGAGCTGTGGCTGAAGGCGCTGACCGCAGAAGCCGCGAAGAACGGCATCAAGATCGTCGCCACCGAGCGCTTCGCACGCGCCGACACCAGCGTGACCGGCCAGGTGCTGAAGCTCACGTCCGCCAACCCGGATGCGATCCTGATCGTGGCCTCGGGCAGCGGCGCCGGCATGCCGCAAAAAGCGGTGATGGAGCGCGGCTTCAAGGGCAAGGTCTACCAGACGCATGCCGCCGCCACGCAAGACCTGATGCGCACCGCCGGCAAGGACGCCGAAGGCACCTTCGTGGTGTCGGGCCCCGCCACCGTGGCCGAGCAACTGCCCGACAGCCACCCGTCGAAGGCCGCCGCGGTCGCTTTCGTGCAGGGCTACGAAAAGGTTTATGGCCCCGGCTCGCGCAACCAGTTCGCCGGCCACTCGGCCGACGCGCTCACAGTGCTCGAGAAGGCCGTGCCCGTCGCGCTCAAGAAGGCCAAGCCCGGCACGCCCGAATTCCGCGCCGCGCTGCGCGACGCGCTCGAAAGCATGGGCCGCACGGTGCTCGCGCACGGCGTGCTCAACTGGACGGCGCAGGACCACTGGGGCTACACGACCGAGACCGGCGTGATGCTCAAGGTGGTGAACGGCGCCTTCAAGGTCGAACAGTAA
- a CDS encoding DUF4148 domain-containing protein, which translates to MNAIKSIAFAAFATLALASGAQAFQGEQNPLPPAPFQSTLSRTQVQAEARQPLQINNGGTGVQQARSGNVDRNAVRASALSITRQGAATYGEVTDRRM; encoded by the coding sequence ATGAATGCCATCAAGTCGATTGCCTTTGCCGCCTTCGCCACGCTCGCCCTCGCCAGCGGCGCCCAGGCTTTCCAGGGTGAACAGAACCCGCTGCCGCCCGCGCCCTTCCAGTCGACGCTGTCGCGCACGCAAGTGCAGGCCGAAGCGCGCCAGCCGCTGCAGATCAATAACGGTGGCACCGGCGTGCAGCAGGCCAGGAGCGGCAACGTCGACCGCAACGCGGTGCGCGCCAGTGCACTGAGCATTACCCGCCAAGGTGCAGCCACCTACGGCGAAGTGACCGATCGCCGGATGTAA
- a CDS encoding SDR family NAD(P)-dependent oxidoreductase, which produces MKIEGQAALVTGGASGLGEATARELARLGAKVAVLDRNAALAEKVAAEIGGVACVCDITDTDSVNAALDKAEAAHGTARILMNVAGIGSAKRIVGKDGNPAPLEDFVRVVNINLIGGYNMARLFAARCAKLDALDNGEKGVMLFTASVAAFDGQVGQQAYSASKGGLVGMTLPMARDLAQHAIRVCTVAPGLFATPLLLELPEAVQHSLAASIPFPPRLGKPSEFAELACHVVTNGHLNGEVIRLDGALRMAPR; this is translated from the coding sequence ATGAAGATCGAAGGACAAGCCGCCCTCGTCACCGGCGGCGCATCGGGCCTCGGCGAAGCCACCGCGCGCGAACTCGCACGCCTGGGCGCCAAGGTCGCAGTGCTCGACCGCAATGCCGCGCTCGCTGAAAAGGTGGCAGCGGAGATTGGCGGCGTCGCCTGCGTCTGCGACATCACCGACACCGACAGCGTGAACGCTGCGCTCGACAAGGCCGAGGCCGCACACGGCACCGCCCGCATCCTGATGAACGTGGCCGGCATCGGCAGCGCCAAGCGCATCGTCGGCAAGGACGGCAACCCCGCACCGCTCGAAGACTTCGTGCGCGTGGTCAACATCAACCTGATCGGTGGCTACAACATGGCGCGCCTGTTCGCCGCTCGCTGCGCCAAGCTCGACGCGCTCGACAACGGCGAAAAAGGCGTGATGCTCTTCACCGCCTCGGTCGCCGCCTTCGACGGCCAGGTGGGCCAGCAGGCCTACAGCGCCTCCAAGGGCGGCCTGGTCGGCATGACGCTGCCGATGGCGCGCGACCTTGCGCAACACGCCATCCGCGTGTGCACCGTGGCGCCGGGCCTGTTCGCCACGCCGCTGCTGCTGGAGCTGCCCGAGGCGGTGCAGCACTCGCTGGCCGCGTCCATTCCCTTTCCGCCGCGCCTGGGCAAGCCATCGGAATTCGCCGAGCTGGCCTGCCACGTCGTCACCAACGGCCACCTCAACGGCGAGGTAATCCGCCTCGACGGCGCCCTGCGCATGGCGCCGCGCTGA
- a CDS encoding MaoC family dehydratase yields MPRMTKKTFQTLQDLAACVGQEVAVSDWITITQEQVNQFAEATGDHQWIHVDIERAKAGPFGGPIAHGFLTLSLLPRFYETALDVVESRMGVNYGLNKVRFMSPVPVGKRLRARMKLLTSEAIANDGFQMTWETTIELEGAAKPACVAESVVRRYR; encoded by the coding sequence ATGCCCCGCATGACCAAAAAGACATTCCAGACCCTTCAGGATCTCGCCGCCTGCGTCGGCCAGGAAGTCGCCGTGAGCGACTGGATCACCATCACGCAGGAGCAGGTCAACCAGTTCGCCGAGGCGACGGGCGACCACCAATGGATCCATGTCGATATCGAACGGGCCAAGGCCGGCCCCTTCGGCGGGCCGATTGCCCACGGCTTTCTGACGCTGTCGCTGCTGCCGCGCTTCTACGAGACGGCGCTTGACGTGGTCGAGTCGCGCATGGGCGTGAACTACGGCCTGAACAAGGTGCGCTTCATGTCGCCGGTGCCGGTGGGCAAGCGCCTGCGGGCCCGCATGAAGCTGCTCACCTCGGAGGCGATTGCCAACGATGGCTTCCAGATGACCTGGGAAACCACCATCGAGCTCGAAGGCGCCGCCAAGCCGGCTTGCGTGGCCGAGTCGGTAGTGCGCCGCTACCGCTGA
- a CDS encoding crotonase/enoyl-CoA hydratase family protein, with amino-acid sequence MTNPDLHIELRDEVAIVRLTRGTKRNALSDGLILALRDTFEKLPSTVRAAVIDGEGPHFCAGLDLSELKERDAGQGLQHSRMWHAALDLIQHGPVPVVAALHGAVVGGGLELASACHIRVADRSTFYALPEGSRGIFVGGGGSVRIPKLIGVARMTDMMMTGRVYNAEDGERANFAQYLVDEGTAFDKAVELAKRIATNAPLTNYALMHALPRIAEQSADHGFFTEALMAGIAQAAPEAKERVRDFLEGRGAKVSKT; translated from the coding sequence ATGACCAATCCAGACCTTCACATCGAGCTCCGCGACGAAGTCGCCATCGTCCGCCTGACGCGCGGCACCAAGCGCAACGCGTTGTCCGACGGCCTGATCCTCGCGCTGCGCGACACCTTCGAGAAACTGCCCTCCACCGTGCGCGCCGCGGTGATCGACGGCGAAGGCCCGCATTTCTGCGCCGGCCTCGACCTGAGCGAGCTGAAAGAGCGCGACGCCGGCCAGGGCCTGCAGCACTCGCGCATGTGGCACGCGGCGCTCGACCTCATCCAGCACGGCCCGGTGCCGGTGGTAGCGGCGCTGCACGGCGCGGTGGTCGGCGGCGGGCTCGAGCTGGCCAGCGCCTGCCACATCCGTGTGGCCGATCGCTCCACCTTCTACGCGCTGCCTGAAGGCTCGCGTGGCATCTTCGTGGGCGGCGGCGGCTCGGTGCGCATTCCCAAGCTGATCGGCGTGGCCCGCATGACCGACATGATGATGACCGGCCGCGTCTACAACGCCGAGGACGGCGAGCGCGCCAACTTCGCGCAGTACCTGGTCGACGAAGGCACGGCCTTCGACAAGGCCGTCGAACTCGCCAAGCGCATCGCCACCAACGCGCCGCTGACCAACTACGCGCTGATGCACGCACTGCCGCGCATCGCCGAGCAGTCGGCCGACCACGGCTTCTTCACCGAAGCGCTGATGGCCGGCATCGCACAGGCCGCCCCGGAAGCCAAGGAACGCGTGCGCGATTTCCTCGAAGGCCGCGGCGCCAAGGTGAGCAAGACATGA
- the kefF gene encoding glutathione-regulated potassium-efflux system oxidoreductase KefF, which translates to MTTTTSMGTSADSSGGNSGGIYVLAAHPHWRDSRVNRRMLAAARAVPGVDVNDLYGSYPDFAIDIEAEQARLAQASLVVLVHPIQWYSMPALQKLWVDDVLSYGWAYGPGGTALQGKDLWLVATTGSPEASYHPQNYHRYFFDAFLPPYEQTAALCGMRFLPPLIFYGARSASEADVKSHVETFAQRLGSYPDWPEIEEIDACVACPVPESDRPAEVDELDKAAASAFHAAVTHGLANASADNHAKKAA; encoded by the coding sequence ATGACGACAACAACATCCATGGGAACTTCCGCCGACAGCTCCGGCGGCAATTCCGGCGGCATCTACGTGCTGGCGGCGCACCCGCACTGGCGCGACTCCCGCGTCAACCGCCGCATGCTCGCCGCCGCGCGCGCCGTGCCCGGCGTCGACGTGAACGACCTCTACGGCAGCTACCCCGACTTCGCCATCGACATCGAGGCCGAGCAGGCCCGGCTCGCCCAGGCCAGCCTCGTGGTGCTGGTGCACCCGATCCAGTGGTACTCGATGCCCGCGCTGCAGAAGCTCTGGGTCGACGACGTGCTCAGCTACGGCTGGGCCTATGGTCCCGGCGGCACGGCCCTGCAGGGCAAGGACTTGTGGCTGGTCGCCACCACGGGCAGCCCCGAGGCGAGCTACCACCCGCAGAACTACCACCGCTATTTCTTCGACGCCTTCCTGCCGCCCTACGAGCAGACCGCCGCGCTGTGCGGCATGCGCTTTCTGCCGCCGCTGATCTTCTACGGCGCGCGCAGCGCCAGCGAGGCGGATGTGAAGTCGCATGTCGAAACCTTCGCCCAGCGACTGGGCAGCTACCCCGATTGGCCAGAGATCGAGGAGATCGACGCCTGCGTGGCCTGTCCGGTACCCGAGAGCGATCGGCCGGCCGAGGTCGATGAGCTCGACAAGGCGGCCGCCAGCGCCTTCCATGCCGCCGTGACCCACGGCCTTGCGAACGCCTCCGCAGACAACCACGCCAAGAAGGCGGCCTGA
- a CDS encoding amidohydrolase family protein: MDHQNLIAIDIHTHAEVSCWNPFDNYGEEYDRAADKYFGSSGRPTIAESVAYYRERKIGLVMFMVDAESNMGRRRIPNEEIAEAAQKNSDIMIAFGSIDPHKGKMGAREARRLIEEHGVKGFKFHPTVQGYHPYDKMAWPIYEVIAEYGLPAIFHTGHSGIGSGMRCGGGLRLEYSNPMHLDDVAIDFPDMQIVMAHPSFPWQDEALSVATHKPNVWIDLSGWSPKYFPKQLVQYANTLLKDRILFGSDYPLITPDRWMRDFEAAGFKPEVMPGILKGNAVRLLKLAA, translated from the coding sequence ATGGACCACCAGAACCTGATTGCGATCGACATCCACACCCACGCCGAAGTGAGCTGCTGGAACCCCTTCGACAACTACGGCGAGGAATACGACCGCGCCGCCGACAAGTACTTCGGCTCCAGCGGCCGGCCCACCATTGCGGAGAGCGTGGCGTACTACCGTGAAAGAAAGATCGGCCTGGTGATGTTCATGGTCGACGCCGAATCGAACATGGGCCGCCGCCGTATCCCGAACGAGGAAATTGCCGAGGCCGCGCAGAAGAACAGCGACATCATGATCGCCTTCGGCAGCATCGATCCGCACAAGGGAAAGATGGGCGCACGCGAGGCGCGCCGGCTCATCGAGGAGCACGGCGTGAAGGGCTTCAAGTTTCACCCGACGGTGCAGGGCTACCACCCCTACGACAAGATGGCCTGGCCCATCTACGAAGTGATTGCCGAATACGGCCTGCCAGCCATCTTCCACACCGGCCACAGCGGTATCGGCTCTGGCATGCGTTGCGGCGGCGGGCTGCGGCTGGAGTACAGCAACCCGATGCACCTGGACGACGTGGCCATCGACTTCCCCGACATGCAGATCGTGATGGCACACCCCAGCTTCCCCTGGCAGGACGAGGCGCTGAGCGTGGCCACGCACAAGCCCAACGTGTGGATCGACCTGTCGGGCTGGAGCCCCAAGTACTTTCCGAAGCAGCTGGTGCAGTACGCCAACACACTGCTGAAGGACCGCATCCTGTTCGGCAGCGACTACCCGCTGATCACGCCCGACCGCTGGATGCGCGACTTCGAGGCGGCAGGGTTCAAGCCCGAGGTGATGCCGGGCATCCTGAAGGGCAATGCGGTCAGGCTGCTGAAGCTGGCGGCCTGA
- a CDS encoding feruloyl-CoA synthase: MTAIRYRPLAFGVTRAVLRDGAPGTQYLTAETQLETYRERMTDRLAHWAETTPDRTFIARRERLADGSTGDWIRVSYAEALQKARGIGQALLNRGLSAERPVAILSENGIDHALLALGCLYAGVPYCPVSPPYSLVSQDFEKLRHVFDTLTPGLVFATDAARYGRAIAAVVPAETEVVIAEGQLEGRATTSLDALASTPATPAIDAAMQSTGPDTITKFLFTSGSTKMPKAVINTHRMWCANQQQLRQSIPALGEEPPVLVDWLPWNHTFGGNHNVGIVLDNGGTLYVDDGKPTPGGMAETLRNLREIAPTIYFNVPTGFEAIAHAMETDAVLRRNLLSRVKMFFYSGAALSQPVWDSLHKTQESEVGERIVMGTGLGMTESGPFALYVTGPDVKSGDVGLPAPGIELKLIDVDGKTEVRYRGPNITPGYWRAPDATAEAFDDEGFFSTGDAVKWIDDDNIHRGLRFDGRIAEDFKLATGTFVSVGPMRAKIIAAGAPYVQDAVLTGINLKEVGALIFPTQKVRQLAGLAPDATMQQVLESAPVQAHFQQVADTLAANATGSANRIARLHLMADPPSIDKGEVTDKGSINQRSVLKHRAALADAMHDGTLPFTVKPR, translated from the coding sequence ATGACTGCCATCCGATACCGTCCCCTGGCCTTCGGCGTCACCCGCGCCGTGCTGCGCGACGGCGCACCGGGCACGCAGTACCTCACCGCCGAGACGCAGCTCGAAACCTACCGCGAGCGCATGACCGACCGCCTCGCGCACTGGGCCGAGACCACACCCGATCGCACCTTCATCGCCCGCCGCGAACGGCTGGCCGACGGCAGCACCGGCGACTGGATCCGCGTGAGCTACGCCGAGGCGCTGCAGAAGGCCCGCGGTATCGGACAAGCCCTGTTGAACCGCGGCCTGAGCGCCGAGCGCCCCGTGGCCATCCTCAGCGAGAACGGCATCGATCACGCGCTGCTCGCGCTGGGCTGCCTCTACGCCGGCGTGCCCTACTGCCCCGTGTCGCCGCCCTACTCGCTCGTGAGCCAGGACTTCGAGAAGCTGCGCCACGTGTTCGACACGCTGACCCCTGGCCTCGTGTTCGCCACCGATGCCGCACGCTACGGCCGCGCCATTGCGGCGGTCGTTCCGGCCGAGACCGAAGTCGTCATTGCAGAAGGCCAGCTCGAAGGCCGCGCCACCACCTCGCTCGACGCACTGGCCTCGACACCCGCCACGCCGGCCATCGACGCGGCCATGCAGTCGACCGGCCCCGACACCATCACCAAGTTCCTCTTCACCTCGGGCTCCACCAAGATGCCCAAGGCGGTGATCAACACGCATCGCATGTGGTGCGCCAACCAGCAGCAGCTGCGCCAGTCGATTCCCGCGCTGGGCGAAGAGCCGCCCGTGCTGGTCGACTGGCTGCCCTGGAACCACACCTTCGGCGGCAACCACAACGTGGGCATCGTGCTGGACAACGGCGGCACGCTCTACGTCGACGACGGCAAGCCCACGCCCGGCGGCATGGCCGAGACGCTGCGCAACCTGCGCGAGATCGCGCCCACCATCTACTTCAACGTGCCCACCGGCTTCGAGGCCATCGCGCACGCCATGGAAACCGACGCGGTGCTGCGCCGCAACCTGCTGTCGCGCGTGAAGATGTTTTTCTACTCGGGCGCCGCACTGTCGCAGCCCGTGTGGGACAGCCTGCACAAGACGCAGGAGTCTGAAGTCGGCGAGCGCATCGTCATGGGCACCGGCCTCGGCATGACCGAATCGGGCCCCTTCGCGCTCTACGTGACCGGCCCCGACGTGAAGTCAGGCGACGTGGGCCTGCCCGCTCCCGGCATCGAGCTCAAGCTGATCGACGTCGACGGCAAGACCGAGGTGCGCTACCGCGGCCCCAACATCACGCCCGGCTACTGGCGCGCACCCGATGCCACGGCCGAGGCCTTCGACGACGAAGGCTTCTTCTCCACCGGCGATGCCGTCAAGTGGATAGACGACGACAACATCCACCGCGGCCTGCGCTTCGACGGCCGCATCGCAGAAGACTTCAAGCTCGCCACCGGCACCTTCGTGAGCGTGGGCCCGATGCGCGCGAAGATCATCGCGGCCGGCGCGCCCTACGTGCAGGACGCGGTGCTGACCGGCATCAACCTGAAGGAAGTCGGCGCGCTGATCTTCCCGACGCAGAAGGTGCGGCAGCTCGCCGGCCTGGCCCCCGACGCCACCATGCAGCAGGTGCTCGAAAGCGCACCGGTGCAGGCGCACTTCCAGCAGGTCGCAGACACACTGGCCGCGAATGCCACAGGCAGCGCCAACCGCATCGCGCGGCTGCACCTGATGGCCGATCCGCCATCCATCGACAAGGGCGAAGTGACCGACAAGGGCTCCATCAACCAGCGCTCCGTGCTCAAGCACCGCGCCGCGCTGGCCGATGCAATGCACGACGGCACCCTGCCCTTCACCGTCAAGCCCCGCTAA
- a CDS encoding branched-chain amino acid ABC transporter permease encodes MDLSIASILTLDGLTNGAIYALLGMGIVLVFTVTRVIFIPQGEFVAYGALTLAIFQTGKTPGTVWLLLILAGVAALMDLVTTWRHSGSAASGLKAALRTFAAPAIICAVSAWAGPRNLPIGVQALLTVFIVTAFGPLVYRVAYQSLAGASSLVLLIVSVGVHFAMTGLGLLFFGAEGFRNPPFWDERMALGPLNVSGQALIIFGMSGALIVLLWLFFERSLYGKALRATAVNRLGARLMGISTQAAGQLTFAMAALIGALSGLLIGPTTTVFYDSGFLIGLKGFVAGVIGGLASYPGALLGALAVGVIEAFGSFWASSFKEVIVFTIILPVLLWRSLTSGHSDEEH; translated from the coding sequence ATGGACCTTTCAATCGCCAGCATCCTGACGCTGGACGGCCTCACCAATGGCGCGATCTATGCCCTGCTGGGCATGGGCATCGTGCTCGTCTTCACGGTGACCCGCGTCATCTTCATCCCGCAGGGCGAATTCGTGGCGTACGGCGCGCTGACGCTGGCGATCTTCCAGACCGGCAAGACGCCGGGCACGGTGTGGCTGCTGCTCATATTGGCCGGTGTCGCCGCGCTGATGGACCTGGTCACCACCTGGCGCCACAGCGGCAGCGCGGCGAGCGGTCTGAAGGCAGCGCTGCGCACATTCGCAGCGCCGGCCATCATCTGCGCGGTGTCGGCCTGGGCCGGGCCGCGCAACCTGCCGATCGGCGTGCAGGCGCTACTCACGGTGTTCATCGTCACGGCCTTCGGGCCACTGGTGTATCGCGTGGCGTATCAGTCGCTAGCAGGCGCGAGTTCGCTGGTGCTGCTGATCGTCTCAGTGGGCGTGCACTTTGCGATGACCGGGCTGGGCCTGCTGTTCTTCGGCGCGGAGGGCTTTCGCAACCCGCCGTTCTGGGACGAGCGCATGGCGCTCGGGCCGCTCAACGTGAGCGGACAGGCGCTGATCATCTTCGGCATGTCGGGCGCGTTGATCGTGCTGCTGTGGCTGTTCTTCGAGCGCAGCCTGTACGGCAAGGCGCTGCGGGCCACAGCGGTGAACCGGCTGGGCGCTCGGCTGATGGGCATCTCGACGCAGGCGGCCGGGCAGCTCACCTTCGCGATGGCGGCGCTGATCGGTGCGCTCTCGGGCCTGCTGATCGGGCCGACCACCACGGTGTTCTACGACTCGGGTTTTCTCATCGGGCTGAAGGGCTTCGTGGCTGGTGTGATCGGCGGTCTCGCCAGCTACCCAGGGGCGTTGCTTGGTGCACTGGCTGTAGGCGTAATCGAGGCCTTCGGCTCGTTCTGGGCCAGCTCGTTCAAGGAAGTGATCGTGTTCACCATCATCCTGCCGGTATTGCTGTGGCGCTCGCTGACCAGCGGCCATTCGGACGAGGAGCATTGA
- the kefC gene encoding glutathione-regulated potassium-efflux system protein KefC, with translation MEHAPAWLTNSLIYLGAAVLVVPLSKALGLGSIIGYLVAGIAIGPWGLGLVSSVEDVLHFAEFGVVLMLFLVGLELEPKRLWSLRRPIFGWGAAQVLSCAVVLFAVGWAVGAEWRVALVAALGLALSSTAIALQVFGERNLLKTPSGQAGFSILLFQDVAAIPILALLPLLAGATAAEQSITGLERALEAAKILGVIGGIILGGRLLLRPILRWIARSDTPEIFTAAALLLVVAIAALMQLVGLSMALGAFLAGVLLAESEYRRELETDIEPFKGLLLGLFFIAVGMSINFGVLIASPWVMAMLVVGFMVIKLVVIYSLAKAMGIAYQERPVFTLLLAQGGEFAFVVFQAAGPDVLPPEITSLLIGAVALSMLLSPLLLVLLDKFVLPRYSRNQGPQLEEISEQQDAKVLICGFGRYGQIVGRMLMSQGLRVTVLDHDADTVEGLRQFGFRVFYGDATRLDLLRTAGAGTAKAIVVAVDDIEQSLEIVDLVKENFPQARIIARARNVTHLFQLRDRGVTEVEREVFESSLRSARATLEALGWPAHEARESTMRFRRRNIKLSDEIYPHYKDRAKLIAANKAGRQQFEEQMAREREERQRRSGRDWERLDGEETAPKEEADA, from the coding sequence ATGGAACACGCACCCGCCTGGCTGACCAACAGCCTTATCTATCTTGGCGCCGCCGTGCTGGTGGTGCCGCTTTCGAAGGCCCTGGGCCTCGGCTCGATCATCGGCTACCTCGTGGCCGGCATCGCCATCGGCCCCTGGGGGCTGGGGCTCGTGTCCAGCGTCGAGGACGTGCTGCATTTCGCCGAGTTCGGCGTGGTGCTGATGCTGTTTCTCGTGGGCCTCGAACTCGAACCCAAGCGCCTGTGGAGCCTGCGCCGACCCATCTTCGGCTGGGGCGCCGCGCAGGTGCTGAGCTGCGCCGTGGTGCTGTTCGCCGTGGGCTGGGCCGTGGGCGCCGAATGGCGCGTGGCGCTGGTGGCCGCGCTGGGCCTGGCGCTGTCGTCCACCGCCATCGCGCTGCAGGTGTTCGGCGAACGCAACCTGCTGAAGACGCCCAGCGGGCAGGCCGGCTTCTCGATCCTGCTGTTCCAGGACGTGGCGGCCATCCCCATCCTCGCGCTGCTGCCGCTGCTTGCGGGCGCCACCGCGGCCGAGCAATCCATTACCGGGCTGGAGCGCGCGCTCGAAGCCGCAAAAATCCTCGGCGTGATCGGCGGCATCATCCTCGGCGGCCGGCTGCTGCTGCGCCCCATCCTGCGCTGGATCGCGCGCAGCGACACGCCCGAGATCTTCACCGCCGCCGCTCTCTTGCTGGTGGTGGCCATCGCGGCGCTGATGCAGCTGGTGGGCCTGTCGATGGCGCTCGGCGCATTCCTTGCCGGCGTGCTGCTGGCAGAAAGCGAATACCGGCGCGAGCTCGAAACCGACATCGAGCCCTTCAAGGGCCTGCTGCTGGGCCTGTTCTTCATCGCCGTGGGCATGTCGATCAACTTCGGCGTGTTGATCGCGAGCCCGTGGGTCATGGCGATGCTGGTGGTCGGCTTCATGGTCATCAAGCTGGTGGTGATCTATTCGCTCGCCAAGGCAATGGGCATCGCCTACCAGGAGCGGCCCGTGTTCACGCTGCTGCTCGCGCAGGGCGGCGAGTTCGCCTTCGTGGTGTTCCAGGCCGCGGGGCCCGACGTGCTGCCGCCCGAGATCACCTCGCTGCTGATCGGCGCGGTGGCGCTGTCGATGCTGCTGTCGCCGCTGCTGCTGGTGCTGCTCGACAAGTTCGTGCTGCCGCGCTACAGCCGCAATCAGGGCCCGCAGCTCGAAGAAATCTCGGAGCAGCAGGACGCCAAGGTGCTGATCTGCGGCTTCGGCCGCTACGGCCAGATCGTCGGGCGCATGCTGATGTCGCAGGGCCTGCGCGTGACGGTGCTCGACCACGACGCCGACACCGTCGAAGGCCTGCGGCAGTTCGGCTTTCGCGTGTTCTACGGCGACGCTACCCGGCTCGACCTGCTGCGCACCGCGGGCGCGGGCACGGCCAAGGCCATCGTGGTGGCGGTGGACGACATCGAGCAGTCGCTCGAAATCGTCGACCTCGTGAAGGAGAACTTTCCGCAGGCACGCATCATCGCGCGGGCACGCAACGTGACGCACCTGTTCCAGCTGCGTGATCGCGGCGTGACAGAGGTCGAGCGCGAGGTGTTCGAATCGTCGCTACGCAGCGCCCGCGCGACGCTGGAGGCGCTGGGCTGGCCGGCGCATGAGGCGCGCGAATCGACCATGCGCTTTCGACGCCGGAACATCAAGCTCAGCGACGAGATCTATCCGCACTACAAAGACCGCGCCAAGCTGATCGCCGCCAACAAGGCGGGCCGGCAGCAGTTCGAGGAACAGATGGCCCGCGAGCGCGAGGAGCGGCAGCGGCGCTCGGGGCGCGACTGGGAGCGGCTGGACGGCGAGGAAACCGCGCCGAAGGAAGAAGCGGACGCGTAG
- a CDS encoding ParA family protein, translating to MPVVLVANPKGGVGKSTIATNVAGYFASRGHAVMLGDVDRQQSSRLWLGLRPPLARPIATWEATGESTVVRPPRGTTHAVLDTPAGLHGWRFKEVLALADRVIVPLQPSIFDIYATRDFLDRLMEQRRAEKTKIGLVGMRVNARTLAADRLHEFIAGLGVPVIGELRDTQNYVQLAARGLTLFDIAPGRVQRDLEQWQPICEWLDA from the coding sequence ATGCCGGTGGTTCTGGTCGCCAATCCCAAGGGTGGGGTCGGCAAGTCGACGATCGCGACGAATGTCGCGGGTTACTTCGCAAGCCGTGGTCATGCCGTGATGCTGGGCGACGTGGATCGCCAGCAGTCTTCGCGGCTCTGGCTGGGCCTGCGCCCGCCGCTGGCCCGGCCCATCGCCACCTGGGAGGCCACGGGCGAGAGCACGGTGGTGCGGCCGCCGCGCGGCACCACGCACGCGGTGCTCGACACGCCGGCCGGCCTGCACGGCTGGCGCTTCAAGGAGGTGCTGGCGTTGGCCGACCGGGTGATCGTGCCGCTGCAGCCGAGCATCTTCGACATCTACGCGACGCGCGATTTCCTCGACCGGCTGATGGAGCAGCGCCGCGCCGAGAAAACGAAGATCGGCCTCGTCGGCATGCGCGTGAACGCCCGCACGCTGGCGGCCGACCGGCTCCACGAGTTCATCGCCGGACTCGGCGTGCCGGTGATCGGCGAGCTGCGCGACACGCAGAACTACGTGCAACTCGCGGCGCGCGGGCTCACGCTGTTCGACATCGCGCCCGGCCGCGTGCAGCGAGACCTGGAGCAGTGGCAGCCGATCTGCGAATGGCTCGACGCCTGA